From a region of the Candidatus Hydrogenedentota bacterium genome:
- the tuf gene encoding elongation factor Tu has protein sequence MAKAKFERTKPHVNVGTIGHVDHGKTTLTSAITKVLAKTGGATAMNFADIDKAPEEKERGITISIAHVEYQTENRHYAHVDCPGHADYVKNMITGAAQMDGAILVVAANDGPMSQTREHILLARQVNVPAIVVFMNKVDMVDDPELLELVEMELRELLSKYEFPGDDLPIIMGSALAAMEDRDDEIGANKILELMRAVDEYIPTPVRDLDKPFLMAIEDVFTITGRGTVATGKIDQGVIHVGDKVEILGIKDKKDTTVTGVEMFRKLMDEGQAGDNVGLLLRGIDREDIERGQVVAKPGSITPHTKFEGEVYVLTKEEGGRHTPFFTGYRPQFYFRTTDVTGKLELPEGVEMVMPGDNVTISAELIAPIAMTEELRFAIREGGRTVGAGVVTKIIE, from the coding sequence ATGGCCAAGGCAAAATTCGAACGTACCAAGCCACACGTGAACGTGGGTACGATCGGTCACGTTGACCACGGCAAGACGACCCTCACGAGCGCGATCACGAAGGTGCTGGCGAAGACCGGCGGCGCGACGGCCATGAACTTTGCGGACATCGACAAGGCGCCCGAGGAAAAGGAGCGCGGCATCACGATCTCCATCGCGCACGTCGAATACCAGACCGAGAACCGCCACTATGCGCACGTGGACTGCCCCGGCCACGCCGACTACGTCAAGAACATGATCACGGGCGCGGCCCAGATGGACGGCGCCATCCTCGTGGTCGCCGCGAACGACGGCCCCATGTCCCAGACGCGCGAGCACATCCTGCTGGCGCGCCAGGTGAACGTGCCCGCGATCGTGGTGTTCATGAACAAGGTGGACATGGTCGACGATCCCGAGCTGCTGGAGCTGGTGGAGATGGAGCTGCGCGAGCTGCTCTCGAAGTACGAATTCCCGGGCGACGACCTGCCCATCATCATGGGTTCGGCGCTGGCCGCGATGGAAGACCGCGACGACGAGATCGGCGCGAACAAGATCCTCGAGTTGATGCGCGCGGTCGATGAATACATCCCGACCCCGGTCCGCGACCTGGACAAGCCCTTCCTGATGGCCATTGAAGACGTGTTCACGATCACGGGCCGCGGCACGGTCGCAACCGGCAAGATCGACCAGGGCGTCATCCACGTGGGCGACAAGGTGGAGATCCTGGGCATCAAGGATAAGAAGGACACGACGGTCACCGGCGTGGAAATGTTCCGCAAGCTGATGGACGAAGGCCAGGCGGGCGACAACGTGGGCCTGCTGCTTCGCGGGATCGACCGCGAGGACATCGAGCGCGGCCAGGTTGTTGCGAAGCCGGGCTCGATCACGCCGCACACGAAGTTTGAGGGCGAGGTCTACGTGCTGACGAAGGAGGAAGGCGGCCGCCACACGCCGTTCTTCACGGGCTACCGCCCGCAGTTCTACTTCCGCACGACGGACGTGACCGGGAAGCTGGAGCTTCCGGAGGGTGTGGAGATGGTGATGCCGGGCGACAACGTGACGATTTCGGCCGAGCTTATCGCGCCCATCGCCATGACCGAAGAGCTCCGCTTCGCCATCCGCGAAGGCGGCCGCACGGTCGGCGCCGGCGTGGTGACCAAGATTATCGAGTAA
- the rplD gene encoding 50S ribosomal protein L4 yields MATLKLVNMNGEEQGGVEASDAIFNVEENAAMVHEVVLALRNAQRQGTHKTKTRREVSGGGAKPFRQKGTGRARQGSTREPQMRGGGTVHGPVPRSYRQNVTKKVRRQALCCVLSDRFRRERLSVIQGLQLEGIKTKPVAEMLDKVSREGRKTLLVTAGYDENILLSSRNIERVTVRTAEEVNTLDVLAAVRVVVQEEALAKLEERLS; encoded by the coding sequence ATGGCAACCTTGAAACTAGTCAATATGAACGGCGAAGAACAGGGCGGTGTTGAAGCCAGCGACGCCATCTTCAATGTCGAAGAGAACGCGGCGATGGTCCATGAGGTGGTCCTCGCGCTTCGCAACGCGCAGCGCCAGGGCACGCACAAGACCAAGACCCGCCGCGAAGTAAGCGGCGGCGGCGCGAAGCCGTTCCGCCAGAAGGGGACGGGCCGGGCGCGCCAGGGTTCGACGCGCGAGCCGCAGATGCGCGGCGGCGGCACGGTCCACGGTCCGGTGCCTCGGAGCTACCGGCAGAACGTGACCAAGAAGGTCCGCCGCCAGGCGCTCTGCTGCGTGTTGAGCGATCGCTTCCGCCGCGAACGGCTGAGTGTGATCCAGGGCTTGCAGCTTGAAGGCATCAAGACCAAGCCGGTCGCCGAGATGCTTGACAAGGTGTCGCGCGAAGGCCGCAAGACGCTGCTGGTCACGGCGGGCTACGACGAGAATATTCTTCTGTCCTCGCGGAACATCGAACGGGTGACCGTGCGCACCGCGGAGGAAGTGAATACCCTGGATGTGCTGGCGGCGGTTCGCGTGGTGGTGCAGGAGGAGGCGCTGGCGAAACTTGAGGAGCGGCTGTCATGA
- the rpsJ gene encoding 30S ribosomal protein S10, with product MAASHKIRIKLRAYDHRLLDQSAQEIVAAAQRTGAGVHGPIPLPTNTTKYTVLRGPHIDKKSREQFESRTHKRLMDIVNPTASTVDALMKLVLPAGVDVEIKQ from the coding sequence ATGGCTGCGAGCCACAAGATACGAATCAAATTGCGGGCCTACGACCACCGCCTGCTGGACCAGTCCGCGCAGGAGATCGTCGCGGCCGCCCAGCGCACGGGCGCCGGCGTTCACGGCCCGATCCCGCTGCCGACGAACACGACCAAGTACACCGTGCTGCGGGGACCGCACATCGACAAGAAGTCCCGCGAGCAGTTCGAAAGCCGGACGCACAAGCGCTTGATGGACATCGTGAACCCCACGGCCTCCACCGTGGACGCGCTGATGAAACTGGTGCTGCCGGCCGGCGTGGACGTGGAAATCAAGCAATAG
- the rplC gene encoding 50S ribosomal protein L3, producing the protein MVNGLLGRKLGMTRVFTEDGRWIHVTLVEAGPCTVIQKKTQDSDGYDAIQVGFGEARESRLNKPQLGHFKKAGQAPKQVLREFRVQADAELNVGDEIRNDIFKAGDRVDVSGTSKGKGFAGVIKRHGMGGGPGAHGSHFHRAPGSIGQSADPSKVYKGKRLPGRMGNNNRTTQNIEIVDVDAEKNLLLLRGAVPGANGGVVVLQRSVKGAK; encoded by the coding sequence ATGGTAAATGGACTGTTAGGGCGAAAGCTGGGCATGACCCGGGTGTTCACCGAAGACGGGCGCTGGATACACGTGACCCTCGTCGAGGCGGGCCCCTGCACGGTCATCCAGAAGAAGACCCAGGATTCCGATGGCTACGACGCGATACAGGTCGGCTTTGGCGAGGCCCGGGAATCCCGGCTGAACAAGCCGCAGCTCGGCCATTTCAAGAAGGCGGGCCAGGCCCCGAAGCAGGTCCTCCGCGAGTTTCGCGTGCAGGCGGACGCCGAGCTGAACGTCGGCGACGAGATCCGCAACGACATATTCAAGGCGGGCGATCGCGTGGACGTGTCGGGCACGAGCAAGGGCAAGGGCTTTGCCGGCGTAATCAAGCGGCACGGCATGGGCGGCGGCCCCGGCGCGCACGGCTCGCACTTCCACCGCGCGCCCGGCTCGATCGGCCAGAGTGCGGATCCGTCCAAGGTCTACAAGGGCAAGCGCCTTCCGGGCCGGATGGGTAACAACAACCGCACGACCCAGAACATAGAAATCGTGGACGTCGACGCCGAAAAGAACCTGCTGCTGCTCCGCGGGGCGGTTCCGGGCGCGAACGGCGGGGTAGTCGTCCTGCAACGCAGCGTGAAGGGAGCCAAGTAA